A genomic segment from Myxococcales bacterium encodes:
- a CDS encoding efflux RND transporter permease subunit, which produces MNLSAIAIKRPVFTVMVTFALMVLGYVGFTRLGTDLFPDVNFPVVVVNIAYPGASPSEVESLVTRPVEDAVVSLNGIDRVRTFSREGMSQTLIIFKLGRDLQEAATEVRERVAQTRFRLPQEVKEPAVNRFDVGAAPVLTYTLAGGGRSLPETAKFAKDVLKPALEQVDGVASVDVKGGAEREVQVDLDLAKIDALGLSPMAIMARIKAQNLTVPAGRFDEGVREVAVRTVGEFKNVDEIRALIVATTKDGSAVRLGEVAEVVDGYEDLKTRIRSNGEPAVAFDIVKQSGKNTVAVSDAVKAKLAMVEKTFPAGYKASLIIDQSQFIRENRHEVETAIVFGGAMAILVILLFMLDLRSTLISAVALPTSVVSTFFVMYVLGFTFNMMTLLALSLAIGLLIDDAVVVRENISKHLERGVPPREAALRGTQEIALSVLATTLSIVAVFVPIAFMDGIVGQFFRQFGLTIVVAVMMSLFVAFTLDPMLSSRFSKAHDKNAVDPFAKLKAPFLAFFAALEGLYRSSLGWAVRHKLIVGGLAIASFVGMGQFMGLMGNEFVNAEDRSQFVVDVELPAGTSLEESMRLAAPAEKQLLSDKRFLTVFSTLGLDGESNKIKWRIVTVNKRQRKEGIVALKAVAREAARSIEGAVVAISDPPFVEGAATEAPIMVQVRASTYEELAPLARQFGDVLKRTPGIVDVAVKYTPGKPELKVAIDRDRAAQADLPVSQLAMTLRTAIEGEEASKLRQGKDEIPIRVRLLRTDRATAADILKMTVWTPKGPVALKDIASVDRGEGPNVIEREDRERQIVIWAFPLNRPLGDIQKEMMAEFAKIPMPPGASFHLDGQVRQMNESNESMGLALALAVVFIYIVLGSQFESFIHPLTIMLTLPLALVGAIVALFMAGVTMAMGAMIGIILLMGLVTKNAILLLDRALVRVREHGETPMQAVLEAGPERLRPILMTSAAMILGMLPTATSNGDGSEFRAPMAIAVIGGVISSTLLSLIVVPAFYLGIEGGKARLAKLFGRGAGAAKTPSTQPAE; this is translated from the coding sequence ATGAACCTCTCGGCCATCGCCATCAAGCGGCCCGTCTTCACCGTGATGGTGACCTTCGCCCTCATGGTCCTCGGTTACGTGGGCTTCACGCGGCTCGGAACGGACCTCTTTCCCGACGTGAACTTCCCCGTCGTGGTCGTGAACATCGCGTACCCAGGCGCGTCGCCGAGCGAGGTCGAGTCGCTCGTGACCCGTCCCGTCGAAGACGCCGTCGTGTCGCTCAACGGCATCGACCGCGTGCGGACGTTCTCCCGCGAAGGCATGAGCCAGACGCTCATCATCTTCAAGCTGGGACGCGACCTGCAAGAAGCAGCAACAGAGGTCCGCGAGCGCGTCGCCCAGACGCGGTTCCGCTTGCCCCAGGAGGTCAAGGAGCCGGCGGTGAACCGCTTCGACGTCGGCGCGGCGCCGGTGCTCACCTACACGCTGGCCGGCGGCGGACGCTCACTCCCGGAGACCGCGAAGTTCGCCAAAGACGTCTTGAAGCCAGCCCTCGAGCAGGTCGACGGCGTCGCATCCGTCGACGTGAAGGGCGGCGCCGAGCGTGAGGTTCAAGTCGACCTCGACCTCGCCAAGATCGACGCCTTGGGCCTCAGCCCGATGGCCATCATGGCGCGCATCAAGGCGCAGAACCTCACGGTGCCAGCCGGTCGTTTCGACGAGGGCGTGCGTGAAGTCGCCGTGCGGACCGTCGGCGAGTTCAAGAACGTCGACGAGATCCGTGCGCTCATCGTGGCCACGACAAAAGACGGCTCGGCGGTTCGTCTCGGCGAGGTCGCCGAGGTCGTCGATGGGTACGAAGACCTCAAGACCCGTATCCGCTCCAACGGTGAGCCGGCCGTCGCATTCGACATCGTCAAGCAGTCAGGCAAGAACACCGTCGCGGTCTCCGACGCCGTCAAGGCAAAGCTCGCGATGGTGGAGAAGACCTTCCCGGCTGGCTACAAGGCGAGCCTCATCATCGACCAGTCGCAGTTCATCCGCGAGAACCGCCACGAGGTCGAGACGGCCATCGTCTTCGGCGGCGCCATGGCGATCTTGGTCATCTTGCTCTTCATGCTCGACCTCCGCTCGACGCTCATCAGCGCCGTCGCCCTCCCGACGAGCGTCGTGTCGACCTTCTTCGTCATGTACGTGCTCGGCTTCACGTTCAACATGATGACGCTCTTGGCGCTGTCTCTGGCCATCGGCCTGCTCATCGACGACGCCGTCGTCGTGCGCGAGAACATCTCCAAACACCTGGAGCGCGGTGTACCGCCGCGAGAGGCGGCGCTGCGCGGCACGCAGGAGATCGCCCTCTCGGTGCTCGCGACCACGCTCAGCATCGTCGCCGTCTTCGTGCCCATCGCGTTCATGGACGGCATCGTCGGGCAGTTCTTCCGGCAGTTCGGTCTCACCATCGTGGTGGCCGTCATGATGAGCCTCTTCGTGGCCTTCACCCTCGACCCGATGCTGTCGAGTCGTTTCTCGAAGGCCCACGACAAGAACGCGGTCGATCCCTTCGCAAAACTCAAGGCGCCGTTCCTTGCGTTCTTCGCCGCGCTCGAAGGTCTCTACCGCAGCTCCCTCGGTTGGGCCGTGCGCCACAAGCTCATCGTCGGCGGCCTCGCCATCGCCTCCTTCGTCGGAATGGGTCAGTTTATGGGTCTCATGGGCAACGAGTTTGTTAACGCCGAAGACCGAAGCCAGTTCGTGGTCGACGTCGAGCTCCCCGCGGGCACGTCGCTCGAGGAGTCGATGCGCTTGGCGGCGCCGGCGGAGAAGCAATTGCTTAGCGACAAGCGCTTCTTGACAGTCTTTTCGACCTTGGGGCTCGACGGCGAGAGCAACAAGATCAAGTGGCGCATCGTGACGGTGAACAAGCGTCAGCGCAAAGAGGGCATCGTCGCCCTCAAGGCCGTGGCTCGTGAGGCCGCGCGCTCCATCGAAGGCGCTGTCGTGGCCATCTCCGATCCGCCGTTCGTGGAAGGCGCCGCCACCGAGGCGCCCATCATGGTGCAGGTGCGCGCGTCGACCTACGAAGAGCTGGCGCCGCTGGCGCGACAGTTCGGCGACGTCTTGAAGCGCACGCCCGGCATCGTCGACGTGGCCGTGAAGTACACGCCCGGAAAGCCCGAGCTCAAGGTGGCCATCGACCGCGACCGCGCGGCGCAAGCCGACCTGCCCGTCTCGCAGCTGGCCATGACACTCCGCACCGCCATCGAAGGCGAAGAGGCCTCGAAGCTTCGTCAGGGCAAAGACGAGATCCCGATTCGCGTGCGCCTCTTGCGCACAGACCGCGCGACGGCCGCGGACATCCTGAAGATGACGGTGTGGACGCCGAAGGGCCCCGTTGCCTTGAAGGACATCGCCTCCGTCGATCGTGGCGAGGGCCCAAACGTGATCGAGCGCGAAGATCGCGAGCGGCAGATCGTCATCTGGGCCTTTCCGCTGAACCGGCCCTTGGGCGACATCCAGAAGGAGATGATGGCCGAGTTCGCCAAGATTCCGATGCCGCCGGGTGCGAGCTTCCACTTGGACGGCCAAGTGCGCCAGATGAACGAGTCGAACGAGAGCATGGGCCTCGCCCTCGCGCTCGCCGTGGTCTTCATCTACATCGTGCTCGGCTCGCAGTTCGAGAGCTTCATCCACCCGCTCACGATCATGCTCACGCTCCCGCTCGCCCTCGTGGGCGCCATCGTCGCGCTGTTCATGGCCGGCGTGACCATGGCCATGGGCGCGATGATCGGCATCATCTTGCTCATGGGGCTGGTGACCAAGAACGCCATCTTGCTCCTCGATCGCGCGCTCGTTCGCGTGCGCGAGCACGGCGAGACCCCCATGCAAGCCGTTCTCGAGGCCGGCCCGGAGCGACTCCGACCGATTCTGATGACCAGCGCCGCCATGATCCTCGGCATGTTGCCGACGGCGACCTCGAACGGAGATGGCAGCGAGTTCCGCGCGCCCATGGCCATCGCGGTCATCGGTGGCGTCATCAGCTCCACGCTCCTGTCACTCATCGTCGTGCCCGCGTTCTATCTGGGCATCGAGGGTGGCAAGGCGCGGCTCGCGAAGCTCTTTGGTCGCGGCGCTGGCGCCGCGAAGACGCCGAGCACGCAGCCTGCCGAGTAG
- a CDS encoding efflux RND transporter periplasmic adaptor subunit, producing the protein MKAFDASKAEGAATQPEASGVAGSEAPRGHKRIVAIAAVGLGVAFALALGVRVKQANEKQAAVAKERVTAQAASTQKPTSKTARPVPVMVRPSVEVTGSLQPWRSADVGFEMGGKLLRVNVAIGDVVKSGASLAVLDGNSAAAQVGQAEASSRAAEASLAMAEDNLRRTDALVRSKALPEAQGEQAKQQVALAKAQLEASRATARLAQTGVGNRVITAPFDGLITKAPTSPGGVVGGGAPLIRVEDHARFRLSVSVSEDDALIIKTGMPVTVTMRDRTVTGKVTTLVPSLDQGTRRAPVEVEVPNDPKAPLLAYAFVRAKIDGGAEVSALKVPAAARRPGSQTEVVKLEGGRARFARVVHGTDTEGNWLVREGLAASDVVIVNADPELKDGDVIEKHEAEVAK; encoded by the coding sequence ATGAAAGCGTTTGATGCATCGAAGGCCGAAGGCGCGGCCACGCAACCAGAGGCGTCCGGTGTGGCGGGCAGCGAGGCCCCCAGAGGTCACAAGCGAATCGTGGCGATCGCCGCCGTGGGCTTGGGCGTGGCCTTCGCGCTCGCCCTCGGCGTCCGCGTGAAGCAGGCAAACGAGAAGCAGGCCGCCGTCGCGAAAGAGCGCGTCACCGCCCAGGCGGCCTCGACGCAGAAGCCCACGTCCAAGACGGCCCGCCCGGTTCCCGTCATGGTTCGACCGAGCGTCGAGGTCACCGGCTCGCTGCAGCCGTGGCGCAGCGCCGACGTCGGCTTCGAGATGGGCGGCAAGCTGTTGCGCGTGAACGTCGCCATTGGCGACGTCGTCAAGAGCGGCGCGAGCCTGGCCGTGCTCGACGGCAACAGCGCGGCCGCGCAAGTGGGGCAAGCGGAGGCCTCGTCGCGCGCCGCCGAAGCGAGCCTCGCCATGGCGGAAGACAACCTCCGGCGCACCGACGCGCTCGTCCGCTCGAAGGCGCTCCCGGAAGCGCAAGGCGAACAAGCCAAGCAACAGGTCGCGCTCGCGAAGGCGCAGCTCGAAGCGTCCCGCGCCACGGCGCGACTCGCTCAAACGGGCGTCGGCAACCGCGTCATCACCGCCCCCTTCGACGGCCTCATCACCAAAGCGCCCACGTCGCCGGGCGGCGTGGTGGGCGGCGGCGCGCCGCTCATCAGGGTCGAAGACCACGCGCGCTTCCGCCTCAGCGTCAGCGTGTCGGAAGACGACGCGCTCATCATCAAGACGGGCATGCCCGTCACCGTGACGATGCGCGACCGCACCGTCACGGGGAAGGTCACGACGCTCGTTCCGTCGCTCGACCAGGGAACGCGCCGCGCTCCCGTCGAGGTCGAGGTGCCCAACGATCCGAAGGCGCCGCTCTTGGCCTACGCGTTCGTGCGCGCGAAGATCGACGGCGGCGCTGAGGTCTCAGCCCTCAAGGTCCCCGCCGCCGCGCGGCGCCCCGGCTCGCAGACCGAGGTCGTCAAGCTCGAGGGAGGCCGCGCGCGCTTCGCGCGCGTCGTTCATGGGACCGACACGGAAGGCAACTGGCTCGTCCGCGAAGGGCTCGCTGCGAGTGACGTGGTCATCGTGAACGCCGACCCGGAGCTCAAAGACGGCGACGTCATCGAAAAACACGAAGCCGAAGTCGCGAAATAA
- a CDS encoding TetR/AcrR family transcriptional regulator, whose translation MARTADPNARIALLTAAEAVFAERGVAAAKVEEIARRAHVSKGAFYLHFDSKEDALRAVVESFLARCAAVVSEACDVDELPSEADDVLQVCLDKDIELFEFFWQNRATLAILGGCQGPQAYLLEAFRKDVETRTAQWIDALKGAEAFRADVDSELVSVLLCGAYHELVHKLVASPKKPPIATWLLETQAAFVRGLGTSSYQEASERRQAAERNPSVTIKGRPRGRHESV comes from the coding sequence ATGGCCCGAACCGCTGATCCCAACGCGCGAATCGCTCTCCTGACGGCGGCCGAGGCCGTCTTCGCCGAGCGCGGCGTCGCAGCCGCAAAAGTGGAAGAGATCGCGCGCCGCGCCCACGTCTCGAAAGGCGCGTTCTACCTGCACTTCGACAGCAAGGAAGACGCCCTGCGCGCCGTCGTCGAGTCGTTCCTGGCGCGCTGCGCCGCCGTGGTGTCGGAGGCCTGCGACGTCGACGAGTTGCCGAGCGAAGCCGACGACGTCCTTCAGGTTTGCCTCGACAAGGACATCGAGCTTTTTGAGTTCTTTTGGCAGAACCGCGCCACCTTGGCGATCCTCGGCGGATGTCAGGGCCCTCAGGCGTACCTCCTCGAGGCCTTTCGCAAGGACGTCGAGACGCGCACCGCCCAGTGGATCGACGCACTCAAGGGCGCCGAGGCGTTTCGCGCCGACGTCGACTCCGAGTTGGTCTCCGTGCTGCTCTGCGGCGCCTACCACGAGCTGGTGCACAAGCTCGTGGCGAGTCCCAAGAAGCCGCCCATCGCCACCTGGCTCCTAGAGACGCAGGCCGCCTTCGTGCGTGGCCTCGGAACAAGTTCGTACCAAGAGGCGTCGGAACGACGCCAAGCGGCAGAGAGAAACCCGTCGGTCACTATCAAAGGCCGACCGCGAGGACGACATGAAAGCGTTTGA
- a CDS encoding AAA family ATPase: MRTKDRLTVPPTPGSPASGSHGALSLLRRLADDLASSRGERTTTGHLLSAVAMTEGMASDLLAERRLDGEVLLKAARVLTDDGEGAVGRALERARAFALRSTTREPNALHLLFALCHERGTASYRTLEQCGVDVSKVRASAMQLAMGLVAPRRPSAREQTSAPRAPFAPTSLLRSEAPQRAPIPVVRPAPPPSRVPVVQAPWPLGAPPVDAASAPPPSSVVVAAPPKAPAPVHSREAHPRSKAKASAAKAKKVIKDEARFAIDAKIAPLLTQLGKNLTLLAARGELDPVVGREDEIERILDVLAKRDARNPCLVGVPGVGKTSVVRGLATKIANLAHDAVTGLDDRIVIEIEASALVSGTGLRGALAERIVQLKNEIKATGSRVVLFFDEIHTLFADASDEGATELKSALAKGELVCIGACTREECRRFIESDPTLLRRFSVIEIEEPSREDAFLSIEAVVPAFERHHEAAYSKEAIACAIGWSIRYVTGRALPDKAISILDLAGARVRRRGEREILPEDVADVVCELADVPRERLLETDGDRMLRLDALLGERVVGHVPELQKIAGVLRRNASGLRGKRPIGTFLLLGPTGVGKTETAKAIAESLFHSELAMTRLDMSEYAEPHAIARLLGAPPGYVGHESGGQLTEAVRKRPYQVILLDEIEKAHRDVLEAFLQVFDEGRMTDGRGRTVDFTSTVLVLTSNLGAERIGPSSARRGIGFSPQRESQVAADVKATLHQAAREGLPPELYNRIDEVLSFGPLLRSEVGEVARRMLAGLADTLAEGRGLRLDIADAVIEALLDEGGFDVTLGARPMRRAITRLIEAPLSELLLQGRTNPGDVVLLDVEGGHVVVDIARAAKATA; the protein is encoded by the coding sequence ATGCGAACCAAAGATCGTCTGACGGTCCCGCCCACCCCTGGCAGTCCGGCTTCTGGCAGCCACGGCGCTCTCTCCCTCTTGCGCCGCCTCGCGGATGATCTCGCCTCGTCGCGTGGTGAACGCACGACGACCGGTCACCTCCTCTCCGCCGTGGCCATGACCGAGGGAATGGCCAGCGATCTTCTCGCCGAGCGCCGTCTTGACGGGGAAGTGCTGCTCAAGGCGGCGCGCGTCCTCACCGACGACGGAGAGGGCGCCGTCGGTCGGGCCCTCGAGCGTGCGCGCGCGTTTGCGCTCCGTTCGACGACGCGCGAACCGAACGCGCTGCACCTGCTCTTCGCGCTCTGCCATGAGCGCGGCACCGCGTCTTACCGCACGCTCGAGCAATGTGGCGTCGACGTCTCGAAGGTTCGCGCGAGCGCGATGCAACTCGCCATGGGGCTCGTCGCGCCGCGGCGGCCCTCGGCGCGCGAGCAGACGAGCGCACCGCGGGCGCCCTTCGCGCCGACTTCGTTGCTGAGGAGCGAGGCGCCGCAGAGAGCGCCGATTCCCGTCGTGCGGCCCGCGCCGCCGCCATCGCGCGTGCCCGTCGTCCAGGCGCCTTGGCCGCTCGGCGCGCCGCCCGTGGACGCCGCGTCGGCGCCGCCCCCTTCGTCGGTCGTCGTCGCGGCGCCGCCGAAAGCTCCGGCCCCCGTTCACTCCCGCGAGGCGCACCCTCGCAGCAAGGCCAAGGCCTCCGCGGCAAAGGCCAAGAAGGTCATCAAGGACGAAGCGCGTTTCGCCATCGACGCGAAGATCGCCCCGCTGCTGACGCAGCTCGGCAAGAACCTGACGCTCCTCGCGGCGCGCGGCGAGCTCGATCCGGTCGTCGGTCGCGAAGACGAGATCGAACGCATTCTCGACGTGCTAGCCAAGCGCGACGCGCGAAACCCCTGCCTCGTTGGCGTTCCCGGCGTCGGCAAGACGAGCGTCGTTCGGGGCCTCGCCACGAAGATCGCGAACCTCGCCCACGACGCCGTGACAGGGCTCGACGACCGCATCGTCATTGAGATCGAAGCCTCGGCGCTGGTCTCGGGGACCGGCCTTCGCGGCGCGTTGGCGGAGCGCATCGTCCAGCTCAAGAACGAGATCAAGGCGACGGGCTCGCGGGTCGTCCTGTTCTTCGACGAGATCCACACGCTCTTTGCCGACGCGTCCGACGAGGGTGCCACGGAGCTCAAGAGCGCGCTCGCGAAAGGCGAGCTGGTTTGCATCGGCGCCTGCACGCGCGAGGAGTGCCGCCGCTTCATCGAGTCGGACCCCACGCTGCTCCGGCGCTTCTCGGTCATCGAGATCGAAGAGCCATCGCGCGAGGACGCCTTCCTCTCGATCGAAGCCGTCGTGCCGGCCTTCGAGCGCCACCACGAAGCGGCCTACTCCAAGGAGGCGATCGCCTGCGCCATCGGCTGGAGCATTCGTTACGTGACCGGACGCGCCCTTCCCGACAAAGCCATCAGCATCCTCGACCTCGCGGGAGCGCGCGTCCGGCGCCGCGGCGAGCGAGAGATTCTTCCGGAAGACGTGGCCGACGTGGTGTGCGAGCTCGCCGACGTCCCTCGCGAGCGGCTCCTTGAGACCGACGGCGATCGCATGCTTCGCCTCGACGCGCTCCTTGGCGAGCGGGTCGTGGGTCACGTGCCCGAGCTCCAGAAGATCGCCGGCGTACTGCGCCGCAACGCTTCGGGTCTTCGCGGCAAACGGCCCATCGGCACGTTCCTCCTCTTGGGGCCCACCGGTGTGGGCAAGACAGAGACCGCGAAGGCCATCGCCGAGAGCCTGTTCCACAGCGAGCTGGCCATGACACGCCTCGACATGTCCGAATACGCCGAGCCTCACGCCATCGCGCGGCTGCTTGGCGCGCCGCCTGGCTACGTCGGACACGAGAGCGGCGGGCAGCTCACGGAAGCGGTGCGGAAGCGCCCGTATCAAGTGATCTTGCTCGACGAGATCGAGAAGGCCCATCGCGACGTGCTCGAAGCGTTCCTTCAAGTCTTCGACGAAGGCCGCATGACCGACGGGCGCGGCCGAACGGTGGACTTCACCAGCACCGTGCTCGTCTTAACGTCGAACCTCGGCGCCGAGCGCATCGGTCCGTCGTCGGCTCGGCGCGGCATCGGCTTCTCCCCGCAACGCGAGTCGCAGGTCGCGGCGGACGTGAAGGCGACGCTGCATCAAGCGGCGCGCGAGGGGCTTCCGCCGGAGCTCTACAACCGCATCGACGAGGTCCTGTCCTTCGGACCGCTCCTCCGCAGCGAGGTCGGCGAGGTGGCCCGCCGCATGCTCGCGGGCTTGGCCGACACCCTCGCCGAGGGCCGCGGTCTCCGGCTCGACATCGCCGACGCGGTCATCGAAGCGCTCCTCGACGAGGGAGGCTTCGACGTCACGCTGGGCGCGCGGCCGATGCGGCGCGCGATCACGCGGCTCATCGAAGCGCCGCTCTCCGAGTTGCTCTTGCAGGGGCGCACGAACCCCGGCGACGTCGTTCTGCTCGACGTCGAAGGTGGGCACGTTGTCGTCGACATCGCGCGCGCCGCCAAGGCGACGGCGTAG
- a CDS encoding peptidoglycan-binding protein codes for MAMLRRGLSGEPVRILQGKLGVSADGIFGQGTEAALIQYQTDNGLSADGIAGPDTFTQMGLHELVLLHKGIRGEMVRKLQAGLGIEADGAFGPGTEAALKKFQGENGLDVDGLAGPKTLALVPGFQEITVEHIEASVVTEATPEVDAAALEAAQAEPAPAADPSFVAKIGDAISGTVHSAGEAVSNVGKSIWSTVKSIF; via the coding sequence ATGGCGATGCTCAGGCGTGGACTCTCGGGAGAGCCCGTTCGGATCCTTCAAGGCAAGCTCGGCGTGAGCGCCGATGGCATCTTCGGTCAGGGGACCGAAGCGGCGCTCATTCAGTACCAGACCGACAACGGACTCTCGGCCGATGGCATCGCGGGCCCCGACACGTTCACGCAGATGGGGCTGCACGAGCTCGTCTTGCTCCACAAGGGCATCCGCGGTGAGATGGTTCGGAAGCTTCAAGCGGGTCTCGGCATCGAGGCCGACGGCGCCTTCGGTCCGGGAACGGAAGCGGCGCTGAAGAAGTTCCAAGGAGAAAACGGCCTCGACGTCGACGGCCTCGCGGGCCCCAAGACGCTTGCCCTCGTGCCTGGCTTTCAGGAGATCACGGTCGAGCACATCGAGGCTTCTGTCGTCACTGAGGCCACGCCGGAGGTCGACGCGGCGGCCCTCGAAGCGGCGCAAGCGGAGCCCGCGCCGGCCGCGGACCCCTCCTTTGTCGCCAAGATCGGCGACGCCATCAGCGGCACCGTTCACTCGGCGGGAGAGGCTGTCTCGAACGTTGGCAAGTCGATCTGGAGCACGGTGAAGAGCATCTTCTGA
- a CDS encoding lactonase family protein, translating into MTRLHRSSSRSLATLALVGAAPMLAGVACNSESTIAGGAATAPFDASASPGDATLSNDGGRGVASDGASQDDAATKGPLFGFVGAGDGKIRVYDVSDTTGAWSLKRESNVGGHPSFLAFDPSRRRVVATDESGGLVRSFAFDPATGALSAVNERSAGGAGTTHVSFDPAGTWVMVANYTGGNMSILPIDAAGVLGPPADTKASGEKSHWAGTNPSGTHVFVPALGTDAVSQYILDGSTGTLTSNGVAPVPKGAGPRHLAFHPSEKWAYLINELAISVTAMDFDKASGKLTAKGTTSALPAGQGAAGVSGAEIALHPSGKFVYASTRGYNSIAAFHVAPTDGALTLVANVPTGGDRPRSFGIDPGGTLLFAANQVAAAIVGFRIDSASGALTPLGNVVSSVPSPTFVGLARMP; encoded by the coding sequence ATGACCCGGTTGCACCGCTCGTCCTCACGCTCTCTCGCAACCCTCGCGCTCGTTGGCGCGGCGCCGATGCTCGCGGGTGTGGCGTGCAACTCGGAGTCAACGATAGCAGGCGGCGCCGCCACGGCGCCCTTCGATGCGAGTGCGTCGCCCGGCGACGCGACGCTGTCGAACGACGGTGGTCGCGGAGTCGCCAGCGACGGTGCTTCGCAAGATGACGCCGCCACGAAGGGCCCGCTCTTCGGTTTCGTCGGCGCAGGCGACGGCAAGATCCGCGTCTACGACGTGAGCGACACGACCGGCGCCTGGTCGCTCAAGCGAGAGTCGAACGTCGGCGGCCACCCGTCGTTCCTCGCGTTCGACCCTTCGCGTCGACGCGTCGTCGCCACCGACGAGAGCGGCGGGCTCGTGCGCTCCTTCGCCTTCGATCCAGCGACCGGCGCCCTCTCGGCGGTGAACGAGCGGTCCGCGGGCGGCGCGGGCACGACGCACGTCTCGTTCGACCCCGCGGGAACTTGGGTCATGGTTGCAAACTACACGGGCGGCAACATGTCCATCCTGCCCATCGACGCGGCCGGCGTCTTGGGCCCCCCCGCCGACACCAAGGCCTCCGGTGAGAAGTCGCATTGGGCTGGCACCAACCCTTCGGGCACTCACGTCTTCGTGCCGGCGCTCGGTACCGACGCCGTGTCGCAATACATCCTCGACGGCAGCACCGGCACGCTGACATCAAACGGCGTGGCCCCCGTGCCCAAGGGCGCAGGCCCGCGGCACCTCGCCTTTCATCCGTCGGAGAAGTGGGCCTACTTGATCAACGAGCTTGCCATCAGCGTGACCGCGATGGACTTCGACAAGGCGAGCGGCAAGCTCACGGCCAAGGGCACGACGTCTGCGCTACCGGCTGGCCAGGGAGCGGCGGGGGTGTCGGGGGCCGAGATCGCCCTTCACCCGAGCGGCAAGTTCGTCTACGCGTCGACGCGCGGATACAACTCCATCGCCGCCTTCCACGTGGCGCCGACGGACGGCGCGCTCACGCTCGTCGCCAACGTGCCGACGGGCGGCGACCGCCCGCGGAGCTTCGGCATCGACCCGGGCGGCACGCTCCTCTTCGCGGCGAATCAAGTCGCCGCGGCCATCGTCGGGTTTCGCATCGACAGCGCGAGCGGCGCCCTGACGCCGCTCGGCAACGTCGTTTCGAGCGTCCCGTCGCCGACCTTCGTCGGCCTCGCGCGCATGCCTTGA
- a CDS encoding alpha/beta fold hydrolase has translation MKPSATWAPLSRRARLGGVDLHWVEAGKGTPVVLVHGFTRSHRVWIPVARRLAKTHRVFAVDLPGAGESGRADAPYTLEWNAECLDKWLDHLAVGPVDAAGHSYGGGVLQWLLLVNRARIRRLALVSSGGLGPDVALWLRIASLPGVLDRALDPMVSVARAVLARWPARPLKLARSWLVDNQARGTGRALGRSVRNVIGLRGQTRTFYDHAARVAELPPIRIFWGADDRTIPAVHGERLAAALSHCDFVRFANCGHSPPRERAGELARALAEFFAAESLPTPVLRQATWT, from the coding sequence ATGAAACCATCCGCAACGTGGGCGCCGCTCAGCCGACGCGCCCGCCTAGGCGGGGTCGATTTGCACTGGGTTGAAGCGGGAAAGGGCACCCCCGTCGTTCTGGTCCACGGATTCACGCGCAGTCACCGCGTGTGGATTCCCGTCGCCCGTCGCCTCGCCAAGACGCACCGCGTCTTCGCCGTCGACCTGCCGGGGGCCGGCGAATCGGGGCGAGCCGACGCGCCTTACACGCTGGAATGGAACGCCGAGTGCCTCGACAAGTGGCTCGACCACCTTGCCGTGGGCCCCGTTGACGCGGCCGGGCACTCGTACGGCGGCGGAGTACTTCAGTGGCTGTTGCTCGTGAACCGCGCGCGCATTCGGCGCCTCGCACTCGTCTCGTCGGGCGGTCTCGGCCCCGATGTCGCGCTCTGGCTCCGCATCGCGTCGCTGCCCGGGGTGCTCGATCGCGCGCTCGATCCGATGGTGTCGGTGGCCCGCGCCGTTCTCGCGCGGTGGCCGGCGCGTCCGCTCAAGCTGGCGCGCTCGTGGCTCGTCGACAATCAAGCGCGAGGCACCGGGCGCGCCCTCGGTCGCTCGGTGCGCAACGTCATCGGGCTCCGCGGGCAGACGCGCACGTTCTACGATCACGCCGCGCGCGTGGCCGAGCTCCCTCCGATTCGCATCTTTTGGGGCGCAGACGATCGAACGATCCCCGCGGTGCATGGGGAGCGCCTCGCAGCGGCGCTCTCTCATTGCGACTTCGTGCGCTTCGCGAACTGCGGACACTCGCCGCCGCGGGAGCGCGCCGGCGAGCTCGCCCGCGCACTCGCCGAGTTCTTTGCCGCCGAGTCGTTGCCGACGCCTGTGCTGCGTCAGGCCACGTGGACCTAA